In one Corallococcus sp. EGB genomic region, the following are encoded:
- the epsA gene encoding exopolysaccharide biosynthesis glycosyltransferase EpsA encodes MTTAHAPATPRPRLNIGQLSIDQLTFPEAITAIGELVDAHQGGYVFTANVDHVVLAETNTRFREAYQKATLSVVDGMPIVWASRMLDVSLPERIAGSDLILPLVKLGAERRWRIFLLGAGPGVAEKVGRQFQAQYPGIEVVGWDSPMVNLDAGDAQNDPIVARIREKDPHLLFVALGSPKQEVWISQVAQKLGPTVAIGIGAGFDFIAGTAKRAPEWIARAGFEWLYRLTHEPKRLWRRYILNDSQFGVILLRELWKRTGNKPTE; translated from the coding sequence TTGACCACCGCACACGCCCCCGCCACTCCCCGCCCGCGCCTGAACATCGGCCAGCTCTCCATCGACCAGCTCACCTTCCCGGAGGCCATCACGGCCATTGGCGAGCTGGTGGACGCGCACCAGGGCGGCTACGTCTTCACCGCCAACGTGGACCACGTCGTCCTGGCGGAGACGAACACGCGCTTCCGCGAGGCGTACCAGAAGGCCACCCTCTCCGTGGTGGACGGGATGCCCATCGTCTGGGCCTCGCGCATGCTGGACGTGTCCCTGCCGGAGCGCATCGCCGGCTCCGACCTCATCCTCCCGCTGGTGAAGCTGGGCGCCGAGCGCAGGTGGCGCATCTTCCTATTGGGCGCGGGCCCCGGCGTCGCGGAGAAGGTGGGCAGGCAGTTCCAGGCGCAGTACCCCGGCATCGAGGTGGTGGGCTGGGACTCGCCCATGGTGAACCTGGACGCGGGCGACGCGCAGAACGACCCCATTGTCGCGCGCATCCGGGAGAAGGACCCGCACCTGCTCTTCGTCGCGCTGGGCAGCCCCAAGCAGGAGGTGTGGATTTCCCAGGTGGCCCAGAAGCTGGGGCCCACGGTGGCCATTGGCATTGGCGCGGGGTTCGACTTCATCGCCGGCACCGCCAAGCGCGCCCCGGAGTGGATCGCCAGGGCCGGCTTCGAGTGGCTCTACCGCCTCACCCACGAGCCCAAGCGCCTGTGGCGCCGATACATCCTCAATGACTCACAATTCGGGGTGATTCTTCTGCGCGAGCTGTGGAAGCGTACGGGAAACAAGCCCACGGAGTGA
- a CDS encoding Ig-like domain-containing protein — protein sequence MTNEAGRSVRATRTVRYDTQAPTATLVTPAPGSTVGGVVTLAARVTDALSGIKNVAFTRDGSGIRAGTLQPNGTWTAELDTRELLDGTHTVDVWMTDAVDNFVIQSFSFTVKNP from the coding sequence GTGACGAACGAAGCGGGCCGCTCGGTCCGCGCGACGCGCACGGTGCGCTACGACACGCAGGCGCCCACGGCGACGCTGGTGACGCCGGCGCCGGGCAGCACGGTGGGCGGCGTGGTGACGCTGGCGGCCCGGGTGACGGATGCGCTGAGCGGCATCAAGAACGTGGCCTTCACGCGGGACGGGTCCGGCATCCGCGCGGGCACGCTCCAGCCGAACGGCACGTGGACCGCGGAGCTGGACACCCGCGAGCTGCTGGATGGCACGCACACGGTGGACGTGTGGATGACGGACGCGGTGGACAACTTCGTCATCCAGAGCTTCAGCTTCACGGTGAAGAACCCCTAG
- a CDS encoding Tox-REase-5 domain-containing protein: MDAHRAGVWMLLFVLLTGCASGPTVRLRTERGTRTYAPATGDRRVPVSAREFEEALTRLVLEVPLTVRSPRVVRAVAKKGAELDRGLGFMLRDGYGRWCRAHESSGDCLSLLEDGAGFSSMDRLTLAVGMSLEPLRASIGEALRDTLSSEFFVSVVAGAITSWVVLAVAPEPVFTKAAAVIAAVFLAYVGVQSFLAVVRACGALKDATDRAKTFQELEEAANTFAQALGPEVARAFVLAVTMLVGHGVTKGLSSSLALMPRFPDAVSAGAAHAGFNVARVLDVSAVAVVDGVVEVTLASTAVAMAASGPPASGGPGKWVQVNESMSERARDYQAQVTGAPKGSAYRLKQGDEEVDFDGYDLLEDLPLEAKGPGYAKFLENDAQMKKFFSGFNGLRDQAQRQLQMAEGRRIRWIVAEKPFADFLRAAFGRLQFQIEVVYIPPRPPIP, translated from the coding sequence ATGGATGCACACAGGGCCGGCGTGTGGATGCTGTTGTTCGTGCTGCTCACGGGCTGCGCCAGCGGGCCCACGGTGCGGCTGCGCACGGAGCGGGGGACTCGGACGTATGCGCCGGCCACCGGGGACCGGCGGGTGCCGGTCAGTGCCCGGGAGTTCGAGGAGGCATTGACGCGGTTGGTATTGGAGGTGCCGCTGACGGTGCGGTCCCCGAGGGTGGTGCGTGCGGTCGCGAAGAAGGGAGCGGAGCTGGACCGGGGGCTCGGGTTCATGCTGCGGGATGGGTACGGACGGTGGTGCCGTGCGCATGAGTCTTCTGGGGATTGCCTGTCGTTGCTGGAGGACGGCGCGGGCTTCAGCTCCATGGACCGGCTGACGCTCGCGGTGGGCATGTCGCTGGAGCCCTTGCGCGCGAGCATCGGTGAAGCGCTGCGGGACACGTTGAGCTCGGAGTTCTTCGTGTCCGTCGTGGCGGGGGCCATCACGTCATGGGTGGTGCTGGCGGTGGCGCCGGAGCCGGTGTTCACCAAGGCAGCTGCGGTGATTGCCGCCGTGTTCCTGGCGTACGTGGGTGTCCAGTCATTCCTCGCGGTGGTGCGGGCGTGCGGCGCGCTGAAGGACGCCACGGACCGGGCGAAGACGTTCCAGGAGCTGGAGGAGGCTGCGAACACGTTCGCTCAGGCGCTGGGGCCGGAGGTGGCACGCGCCTTCGTGCTCGCGGTGACGATGCTGGTGGGTCACGGCGTGACGAAGGGGTTGTCGTCGTCGCTGGCGTTGATGCCTCGCTTCCCGGACGCGGTGAGCGCGGGCGCGGCCCACGCGGGCTTCAACGTGGCGCGCGTCCTGGACGTGAGCGCGGTGGCGGTGGTGGATGGAGTGGTGGAGGTGACGCTCGCGTCCACGGCGGTGGCCATGGCCGCGAGTGGCCCGCCAGCTTCAGGAGGGCCGGGCAAGTGGGTGCAGGTGAATGAGTCGATGTCCGAGCGCGCCCGCGACTATCAGGCCCAGGTGACAGGAGCGCCGAAGGGCTCCGCGTACCGGCTCAAGCAGGGAGACGAAGAGGTCGACTTCGACGGCTATGACCTGCTGGAGGACCTGCCGCTGGAGGCCAAGGGCCCCGGCTACGCGAAGTTCCTTGAGAACGATGCGCAGATGAAGAAGTTCTTCAGTGGGTTCAATGGACTTCGAGATCAGGCCCAGCGCCAGCTACAGATGGCGGAAGGCAGACGCATCCGTTGGATCGTCGCGGAGAAACCGTTCGCGGATTTCCTCCGTGCGGCCTTCGGCCGCCTCCAATTCCAGATTGAAGTCGTCTACATCCCTCCACGTCCTCCCATCCCCTGA
- a CDS encoding immunity 52 family protein, which produces MTETYYAGCYWLARSEPVEDCARRLEAFLRELGPLEASWNRWHEAAASYDEARRLQVQTDASTLTKLLGRKGNRSRDSSSFWLWAGENPDETSAVNGYCGGSSIHVNSVCVLEPPARGPVAERVLTAAVQARLVRAMALAWEPEFALATSEQHRDLVAPPPATTFIGWVTYLADFRGPVPPLPAPVQVEHIPDRGTLITLTQERFSVENPAHVALAADVQARLQAAGLLTPLRPWGS; this is translated from the coding sequence ATGACCGAGACGTACTACGCGGGCTGCTACTGGCTGGCCCGCTCCGAACCGGTGGAGGATTGCGCTCGGCGCCTGGAAGCCTTTCTCCGGGAGCTCGGCCCGCTCGAGGCGTCATGGAACCGCTGGCATGAAGCGGCGGCCTCATACGACGAGGCTCGAAGGCTTCAGGTCCAGACGGATGCATCGACGCTGACGAAGCTCCTCGGCAGGAAGGGCAATCGGTCTCGCGACAGCTCCAGCTTCTGGCTCTGGGCGGGCGAGAACCCGGATGAGACCTCCGCGGTCAACGGCTACTGCGGGGGCTCCTCCATCCATGTGAACTCGGTCTGCGTCCTGGAGCCGCCAGCCCGAGGCCCGGTCGCGGAGCGAGTCCTGACCGCTGCCGTCCAGGCTCGCCTGGTGCGCGCCATGGCGCTCGCATGGGAACCTGAGTTCGCCCTGGCGACCTCCGAACAGCACCGGGACCTCGTCGCCCCCCCACCAGCCACGACCTTCATCGGCTGGGTCACCTACCTCGCCGACTTCCGCGGCCCCGTGCCCCCACTCCCCGCCCCCGTGCAGGTGGAGCACATCCCGGACCGGGGCACGCTCATCACCCTCACGCAGGAGAGGTTCTCCGTCGAAAACCCCGCCCACGTCGCCCTCGCCGCCGACGTCCAGGCGCGCCTCCAGGCCGCGGGGCTGCTCACCCCGCTGCGGCCCTGGGGCTCCTGA
- a CDS encoding cupin domain-containing protein, with protein sequence MVEELVRRLGLKPHPEGGYYRETYRAAFQVQTLRGRRSAGTAIYYLLQRGEFSAWHRVVGADELWLFHDGDPLALHLVHEDGRLETAVLGRDVTQGHQPQVLVPAGVLQAAEPLGAYTLVGCTVSPGFDFADFELPEAEAMVARHPAHEALLRRLAKPGPR encoded by the coding sequence ATGGTTGAAGAGCTGGTGCGGAGGCTGGGGCTCAAGCCCCATCCGGAGGGTGGCTACTACCGGGAGACCTACCGGGCGGCATTCCAGGTCCAGACGCTGCGGGGGCGGAGGTCCGCGGGGACGGCCATCTACTACCTGCTGCAGCGGGGGGAGTTCTCCGCGTGGCACCGGGTGGTGGGGGCGGACGAGCTGTGGCTGTTCCACGACGGGGACCCGCTGGCGTTGCACCTGGTGCACGAGGACGGCCGGCTGGAGACGGCGGTGCTGGGCCGGGACGTGACGCAGGGCCATCAGCCGCAGGTGCTGGTGCCGGCGGGGGTGTTGCAGGCGGCGGAGCCGCTGGGCGCGTACACGCTGGTGGGCTGCACGGTGTCGCCGGGCTTCGACTTCGCGGACTTCGAGTTGCCGGAGGCGGAGGCGATGGTGGCCCGCCACCCGGCGCACGAGGCGCTGCTCAGAAGGCTCGCGAAGCCGGGCCCGCGCTGA
- a CDS encoding helix-turn-helix domain-containing protein encodes MDTELAGILGAAARSVRVKMGLTQADVADRIGMASEVYGRLERGHMLPSVQNLRRLCVVLNIPPHDLLGLGEEFAAPPPKEKPRPKVEEDVPEMRRLMRNLRRLTPVQLKLMNLVASAMQQQKKKP; translated from the coding sequence ATGGACACGGAACTGGCGGGAATCCTGGGCGCGGCGGCGCGGAGCGTGCGGGTGAAGATGGGCCTGACGCAGGCGGACGTGGCGGACCGCATCGGCATGGCGTCGGAGGTGTATGGCCGGCTGGAGCGGGGCCACATGCTGCCGAGCGTCCAGAACCTGCGCCGGCTGTGCGTCGTCCTGAACATCCCGCCGCACGACCTGCTGGGGTTGGGCGAGGAGTTCGCGGCCCCGCCGCCGAAGGAGAAGCCCCGGCCGAAGGTGGAGGAGGACGTGCCGGAGATGCGGCGGCTGATGCGCAACCTGCGGCGGCTGACGCCGGTGCAGCTGAAGCTGATGAACCTGGTGGCGTCCGCGATGCAGCAGCAGAAGAAGAAGCCCTGA
- a CDS encoding response regulator, whose amino-acid sequence MLRDMVQPAPNKPVLVVEDDEDARAAIAEILEADGYEVAVAANGREALDELQHLPPPSVILLDLRMPVMDGPEFLRHLRADWPRLKAVPVLLLSGVGAEVLPDTGGLLKKPIIPDELLATVGRLSGRSA is encoded by the coding sequence ATGCTGCGGGACATGGTCCAGCCCGCGCCGAACAAGCCCGTGCTCGTGGTGGAGGACGACGAGGATGCTCGCGCCGCCATCGCCGAAATCCTGGAAGCGGATGGCTACGAGGTGGCCGTCGCCGCCAATGGCCGTGAGGCCCTGGACGAGCTCCAGCACCTGCCTCCGCCGAGCGTCATCCTCCTGGACCTGCGGATGCCGGTGATGGACGGCCCGGAGTTCCTGCGCCACCTGCGCGCGGACTGGCCCCGGCTGAAGGCGGTGCCGGTGCTGCTCTTGTCGGGCGTGGGCGCGGAGGTGCTGCCGGACACGGGAGGCCTCTTGAAGAAGCCCATCATTCCGGACGAGCTGCTGGCCACCGTGGGCCGGCTGTCCGGCCGGAGCGCGTGA
- the egtB gene encoding ergothioneine biosynthesis protein EgtB: MSLRSNDQGGARAREAAPWKARAWRELEAGRERIQAMLAPLPELELMRQHSPLMSPLVWDVAHVANYEEQWLLRALGAPAFTDPAFDAIYDAFRHPRNTRATLPLLEPEAAWAYATRVRAAVGAHLETLPEDSADPLLKGGFVFGMVAQHAQQHAETLAATLQLMTHVEYYPVESHRPRPGAVPQHEVFIPGGPVRLGSDDPWAYDNERPRHTVDVAPFLLDAHPVTTGDFLVFVESGGYEDARWWDPKGFEWIQAEKLRHPLFWIPQGHHVWLRRRFGTVEPLPRDEPVQHVSWYEADAYARWAGKRLPTEAEWEKAAQGSDGVARAHPWGDSAPTDAHANLGGTRWGPSAVGSHPPGRSVDGVWGLLGDVWEWTASDFQPYAGFRAFPYREYSEVFFGDTSKVLRGGAWASAPVAVRNSFRNWDFPIRRQIFAGFRCARDVR; the protein is encoded by the coding sequence ATGTCGCTGAGGAGCAATGATCAGGGAGGCGCCCGCGCCCGCGAGGCCGCGCCGTGGAAGGCCCGGGCCTGGCGGGAGCTGGAGGCGGGGCGGGAGCGCATCCAGGCGATGCTCGCGCCGCTGCCGGAGCTGGAGCTGATGCGGCAGCACTCGCCGCTCATGTCCCCGCTGGTCTGGGACGTGGCCCACGTGGCGAATTACGAGGAGCAGTGGCTCCTGCGCGCGCTGGGGGCCCCGGCCTTCACGGATCCCGCGTTCGACGCCATCTACGACGCCTTCCGCCACCCCCGGAACACGCGCGCCACGCTGCCGCTGCTGGAGCCGGAGGCCGCCTGGGCCTACGCCACCCGCGTGCGCGCGGCGGTGGGCGCGCACCTGGAGACGCTGCCCGAGGACAGCGCGGATCCGCTGCTGAAGGGCGGCTTCGTCTTCGGCATGGTGGCGCAGCACGCGCAGCAGCACGCGGAGACGCTGGCCGCCACGCTGCAGCTGATGACGCACGTGGAGTACTACCCGGTGGAGTCGCACCGCCCCCGGCCCGGCGCGGTGCCCCAGCACGAGGTCTTCATCCCCGGCGGCCCGGTGCGCCTGGGCAGCGACGACCCGTGGGCCTACGACAACGAGCGCCCGCGGCACACCGTGGACGTGGCGCCCTTCCTCCTGGACGCGCACCCCGTCACCACGGGGGACTTCCTCGTGTTCGTGGAGTCCGGCGGCTACGAGGACGCGCGCTGGTGGGACCCCAAGGGCTTCGAGTGGATCCAGGCGGAGAAGCTGCGCCACCCGCTCTTCTGGATTCCGCAGGGCCACCACGTCTGGCTGCGCCGCCGCTTCGGCACGGTGGAGCCGCTGCCCAGGGACGAGCCCGTGCAGCACGTGTCCTGGTACGAGGCGGACGCGTACGCGAGATGGGCCGGCAAGCGCCTGCCCACCGAAGCCGAGTGGGAGAAGGCCGCGCAGGGCAGTGACGGCGTCGCCCGCGCGCATCCCTGGGGAGACTCGGCGCCCACGGACGCGCACGCCAACCTGGGCGGGACGCGCTGGGGGCCGTCTGCCGTGGGCAGCCACCCGCCAGGCCGCAGCGTGGACGGCGTCTGGGGCCTCCTGGGCGACGTCTGGGAATGGACCGCCAGCGACTTCCAGCCGTACGCGGGCTTCCGGGCCTTTCCGTACCGCGAGTACTCGGAGGTCTTCTTCGGCGACACGTCCAAGGTGCTGCGCGGCGGTGCCTGGGCGAGCGCGCCCGTGGCCGTGCGCAACAGCTTCCGCAACTGGGACTTCCCCATCCGCCGGCAGATCTTCGCCGGCTTCCGCTGTGCACGCGACGTGAGGTGA
- the egtD gene encoding L-histidine N(alpha)-methyltransferase, which yields MRMRTEQGEAGVAEDYSTPGVKVDVHVQPGDARRALRSEVLEGLFHGPKELSPKWLYDERGSQLFDDITRLPEYYPTRREREILRAHADDVARLSGADTLVELGSGTSEKTRLLLDAMDAAGQLKRFVPFDVSEAFLRKAADGLAREYPRIAVHAVVGDFEQHLDRIPGGGRRLIAFLGGTIGNLKPAQRALFLHELASGLNPGDGLLLGTDLLKDRERLFAAYNDSAGVTADFNRNVLRVLNRELDADFDPEAFEHLAPFDEANKWIEMRLISRKAQTVWLKDLGRRVEFAEGECLRTEVSCKFCREQVQAELGDAGLDLAAWWTDADGDFALSLAMKR from the coding sequence ATGAGGATGAGGACGGAGCAGGGCGAGGCGGGCGTCGCGGAGGACTACTCGACGCCGGGGGTGAAGGTGGACGTCCACGTGCAACCCGGGGACGCGCGGCGCGCGCTGCGTTCAGAGGTGCTGGAGGGGCTCTTCCACGGGCCCAAGGAGCTGAGCCCCAAGTGGCTCTACGACGAGCGCGGCAGCCAGCTCTTCGACGACATCACCCGCCTGCCGGAGTACTACCCCACGCGCCGCGAGCGGGAGATCCTGCGCGCCCACGCGGACGACGTGGCGCGGCTGAGCGGCGCGGACACGCTGGTGGAGCTGGGCAGCGGCACCAGTGAGAAGACGCGCCTCCTGCTGGACGCGATGGACGCGGCCGGGCAGCTCAAGCGCTTCGTGCCCTTCGACGTGAGCGAGGCCTTCCTGCGCAAGGCGGCGGACGGCCTGGCGCGCGAGTACCCGCGCATCGCCGTGCACGCGGTGGTGGGCGACTTCGAGCAGCACCTGGACCGCATCCCGGGCGGCGGCCGGCGGCTCATCGCCTTCCTGGGCGGAACCATCGGCAACCTGAAGCCCGCGCAGCGCGCGCTGTTCCTGCACGAGCTGGCGTCCGGACTGAATCCCGGGGACGGGCTGCTGCTGGGCACGGACCTGCTCAAGGACCGCGAGCGCCTCTTCGCCGCCTACAACGACAGCGCGGGCGTGACGGCGGACTTCAACCGCAACGTGCTGCGCGTGCTCAACCGCGAGCTGGACGCGGACTTCGACCCGGAGGCCTTCGAGCACCTGGCCCCGTTCGATGAAGCGAACAAGTGGATCGAGATGCGGCTGATTTCACGCAAGGCCCAGACCGTGTGGCTGAAGGACCTGGGGCGGCGCGTGGAGTTCGCGGAAGGAGAGTGTCTGCGCACGGAGGTCAGCTGCAAGTTCTGCCGCGAGCAGGTGCAGGCGGAGCTAGGCGACGCGGGCCTCGACCTGGCCGCGTGGTGGACCGACGCGGACGGAGACTTCGCGCTGTCGCTGGCGATGAAGCGTTGA
- a CDS encoding CoA-binding protein, with protein sequence MDDWRKNLIEDAEGIGELLARTKRIAVLGIRPEAQADKPAHAIPKFLKDHGFTVLPVPTHGEQGSILGEPISASVKDVPGDVDVVQVFLRPDDITAHVDAMLAKKPHAVWFQLGIRNDAAAERLARAGIRVVQDHCMKVEWKKRHPDAR encoded by the coding sequence ATGGACGACTGGCGCAAGAACCTCATCGAAGACGCGGAAGGTATTGGCGAGCTGCTCGCGCGCACGAAGCGCATCGCCGTGCTGGGCATCCGCCCGGAGGCGCAGGCGGACAAGCCCGCGCACGCCATCCCGAAGTTCCTGAAGGACCATGGCTTCACCGTGCTGCCCGTGCCCACGCACGGTGAGCAGGGGAGCATCCTGGGCGAGCCCATCTCCGCGTCGGTGAAGGACGTGCCCGGGGACGTGGACGTGGTGCAGGTCTTCCTGCGGCCGGACGACATCACGGCGCACGTGGACGCGATGCTGGCGAAGAAGCCGCACGCGGTGTGGTTCCAGCTGGGCATCCGCAATGACGCCGCGGCCGAGCGGCTGGCCCGCGCCGGCATCCGCGTGGTGCAGGACCACTGCATGAAGGTGGAGTGGAAGAAGCGTCACCCGGACGCTCGATAA
- a CDS encoding polymer-forming cytoskeletal protein — MALLGGKKDEAPSKPLFKREEDFVSTRPGEVHTLLGKGSEFEGKLSFEGQVRIDGKFKGQIITKDVLVIGDGAQVNGDIQAGTVIINGTVEGNVRATQLIELKATGQIRGDIESPALTMERGASFDGNSKMRSQGKGGNPPPPGEKK, encoded by the coding sequence GTGGCGCTCCTTGGCGGGAAGAAGGACGAAGCACCCAGCAAGCCCCTGTTCAAACGGGAGGAGGATTTCGTGTCAACGCGTCCGGGTGAGGTTCACACGCTTCTGGGTAAGGGAAGCGAGTTCGAGGGAAAGCTTTCCTTCGAAGGGCAGGTCCGCATCGACGGCAAGTTCAAGGGGCAGATCATCACCAAGGACGTGCTGGTGATTGGTGACGGTGCCCAGGTGAACGGGGATATCCAGGCCGGTACCGTCATCATCAACGGCACCGTGGAAGGCAACGTGCGCGCCACGCAGCTCATCGAGCTGAAGGCGACGGGCCAGATTCGCGGCGACATCGAGTCGCCGGCGCTGACCATGGAGCGCGGCGCGTCCTTCGACGGCAATTCCAAGATGCGGAGCCAGGGCAAGGGCGGCAATCCGCCTCCGCCCGGAGAGAAGAAGTAA
- a CDS encoding ParB/RepB/Spo0J family partition protein — MQKNADTQKRALGRGLSALIPQAAPAAPAPAAPPPKPGVLKLAIETIHRDPLQPRRHFDETKLHELTESIKAQGLLQPILVRKNPNKGGEGYLIIAGERRWRASQAAGLKEIPAIVREVTEAESFELALVENLQRADLNPIEEADGYRRLVEEFKLTQEQVAQKVGKERSTVANALRLLALPPDVKAMVADGSLSMGHARALLGVPRLPELQSLAKQVTEKKLSVRDTEKLVQQGRSAKGGKDSGKPAPKVSPQVKSLTEELQRRLGTKVRLTEKSPGKGTLEVDFFSYDDLDRLLKLLRKE, encoded by the coding sequence GTGCAGAAGAACGCAGACACCCAGAAGCGCGCCCTCGGCCGGGGCCTCTCCGCCCTCATCCCCCAGGCCGCCCCCGCCGCGCCGGCTCCCGCTGCTCCGCCGCCGAAGCCCGGCGTGCTCAAGCTGGCCATCGAGACCATCCACCGCGACCCGCTCCAGCCCCGCCGCCACTTCGACGAGACCAAGCTCCACGAGCTCACCGAGTCCATCAAGGCGCAGGGCCTGCTCCAGCCCATCCTCGTCCGGAAGAACCCGAACAAGGGCGGCGAGGGCTACCTCATCATCGCGGGCGAGCGCCGCTGGCGCGCCTCCCAGGCCGCGGGCCTCAAGGAAATCCCCGCCATCGTGCGCGAGGTCACGGAGGCCGAGTCCTTCGAGCTCGCCCTGGTGGAGAACCTCCAGCGCGCGGACTTGAACCCCATTGAAGAGGCGGACGGCTACCGGCGCCTGGTGGAGGAGTTCAAGCTCACGCAGGAGCAGGTGGCCCAGAAGGTGGGCAAGGAGCGCTCCACCGTCGCGAACGCGCTGCGCCTGCTGGCGCTGCCGCCGGACGTGAAGGCCATGGTGGCGGACGGGTCGCTGTCCATGGGCCACGCGCGCGCGCTGCTCGGCGTGCCCCGGCTGCCGGAGCTCCAGAGCCTGGCGAAGCAGGTGACGGAGAAGAAGCTGTCCGTGCGCGACACGGAGAAGCTGGTGCAGCAGGGCCGGTCCGCGAAGGGCGGCAAGGACTCCGGGAAGCCGGCGCCCAAGGTCAGCCCGCAGGTGAAGTCGCTCACCGAGGAGCTCCAGCGCCGGTTGGGCACCAAGGTTCGTCTGACGGAGAAAAGCCCGGGAAAAGGCACCCTGGAAGTGGACTTCTTCTCCTACGATGACCTGGACAGGCTGTTGAAGCTTCTGAGGAAGGAGTAG
- a CDS encoding ParA family protein has product MGRIICISNQKGGVGKTTTAINLAASLASAERRTLLVDMDPQGNAGSGLGLKRENLNGTVYDALLGGRPASELIHPTELRFLQVIPATPDLTGAEVELVNQERREFRLREALLPLKDKYDYIIIDCPPSLGLLTLNALVTADSVLIPLQCEYYALEGLSQLTHTIDLVKQGLNPSLKMEGILLTMFDARANIAHQVVDEVRGYFKDQVFQAVVPRNVRLSECPSFGKPIILYDIKSKGCESYLALGRELMRRDSPKPSKRRVA; this is encoded by the coding sequence GTGGGTCGTATCATCTGCATCTCCAACCAGAAGGGCGGCGTGGGTAAGACCACCACCGCCATCAACCTCGCCGCGAGCCTCGCCTCCGCGGAGCGCCGCACCCTGCTGGTGGACATGGACCCCCAGGGCAACGCCGGCAGCGGTCTGGGCCTCAAGCGCGAGAACCTCAACGGCACCGTCTACGACGCCCTCCTCGGCGGCCGCCCAGCATCCGAGCTCATCCACCCCACCGAGCTGCGCTTCCTCCAGGTCATCCCCGCCACGCCCGACCTCACCGGCGCGGAGGTCGAACTCGTCAACCAGGAGCGCCGTGAGTTCCGCCTGCGCGAAGCCCTGCTGCCGCTCAAGGACAAGTACGACTACATCATCATCGACTGTCCGCCCTCGCTCGGCCTGCTCACGCTCAACGCGCTCGTGACCGCGGACTCCGTCCTCATCCCGCTCCAGTGCGAGTACTACGCGCTCGAGGGCCTCTCCCAGCTCACGCACACCATCGACCTGGTCAAGCAGGGGCTCAACCCCTCGCTGAAGATGGAAGGCATCCTGCTGACCATGTTCGACGCTCGCGCCAACATCGCCCACCAGGTCGTGGACGAGGTGCGCGGCTACTTCAAGGACCAGGTCTTCCAGGCCGTCGTGCCGCGCAACGTGCGCCTGTCCGAGTGCCCGTCCTTCGGCAAGCCGATCATCCTCTATGACATCAAGTCCAAGGGCTGTGAGAGCTACCTGGCCCTGGGCCGCGAGCTGATGCGCCGGGACTCCCCCAAGCCGTCCAAGCGCCGGGTCGCCTGA